CTCGGTCTCGTCGTGAGTGCCGTCCTTTGGATGCATCGTGACGTTGACCGAGACGTTCCCGACCGCCCGCGACCAGATAGTCTCGACGTCCTCGGCGGCCGCCTCGTCCTCGCGGCCGTCCGCGGTCTCCAGACTGGTGATCCGCGCCGTCACAACTGCTTCTTCTGTCTCCAGCAGGAACTCCTCGCCGACGGACAGTTCTTCCTCTGCTGGGACGTCGACCTCGGCGGTAAAGGAGTCCCCGTCCTGTGAGACAACGACGCTTCGCTTCAGCGTCTCTTCCTCCGGCAATTGTTCCTTGTGGACGTGGTCGCAGTCCGTACAGCGAACCGTCACATGGCCGCCCGGCTTCAGCACCTCGTGAACCGTTTCCAGGTCCGGCGAACAGGCCGGACACGGGAGGGCGATGCGGTCGCCCGGTGTAGCGTCTGTCATATGCAGTCGTTGACTACGCTCCCGTAAATGGTCGTCGCCACGGCGCTGCTCGTGGTTCTCACTCGCACAGTCACGCCGACCTTCTTGAGCGGCGGGACGAAACAACGGGTATGGCGCGCCGACAGAGCCGTACTGACATCGCAAGCGGTGCCATCATCGCCCTGACAGCCCTGGCCGGCGTGGCGGTCTGGTCGCGCCTCCCCGCAGAGGTCGCGATTCACTTCTCCGCGTCGGGCACGCCCGATAACTACGTCTCGAAGCCGGTCGGTGTCGTTCTCATGCCGGCGCTGATGCTCGCAACACTCATTGTGCTGAAATTGGCGTTCCGTTACGACCCGCCGGACGTGCCGCGGGTGGCAGCCACCATCACCGTCGCAACGATGGCGTTCATGAGTGGGATACACGGGCTCGTGCTCGCGTGGAACCTCGGCTATTCGGTCCCGTTCGACATCGTCCTCGTCGGGTCGCTCGTCTGGACGGTTGTCATGGTCGCGTACGCGTTGAAAGCAGAATACGTAGACTGATAGCGGCGGTTGGCTGTCAGTCAGCGTCCGCTATTCACGGGTCTTTGTGGGAGTCCGTTCTCGCCGCTCACTCGACGCGAGGAAGTTCCACTTCCTCGCCGTCCGCATACACGGTCGGTTCCGTCAAAATCCCGTCCAGATGGATCGGCGCGTGCACGTCGCCGCCCATCGCGTGGTCGTCGCCGATAGCGATGTGGACCGTCCCGCCGGCCTTCTCGTCTAGGAGGACGGAGCCGACGAGTTCGGTCACGGCGACGTTCGTGCCGATGCCGAGCTCGGCGAGGTTGTAGGCGTCCCGGCCGACCTCCTCGGCAGCCTCCTCGACCTGTGCGCGGATATCGGGGTCGTCGATATCCGTGACGTAGCCGTCTTCGACCTCAAAGGTGAGACGCTTGCCGTCGAGTTTGCCGTGGGGGCGCATCGTCCCGTCGACGACGAACGTGCCGTCGGCAGTCTCCGGAGCGAGGAACACCTCGCCGGCAGGGAGGTTCGACATCTCGCCAGCCTCGTGGACGATACCGGTGTCCATGTGCCACTCGCGCGCACCGATGCCGAACGTGATATCGGTCCCCTGGGGCGACGTGACTCGGATTTCATCGGCGTCCTCGACCTGCGCCAGCACGTCCTTGCAGTGCTGTTCGATGCGGTGGTAGTCGGCGTCTAATCCCATCAGAAACACGCCCTCGCTGATACCGGGCAAGGTTGCAACGCGAGCGCCGGCCTCATTGGCGTCGGTCCGGGCTTCTGTGTGGCTCAGGCTCTTGGTCGTCGGCGCGAGCACGACATCGGCAGTTTCCATCGCGCCAGCGACCGGCGCAGGCGGTTCCGAACCGTGTTGTTCGCCCGGCGGGTAGCGTACGAAAACGGCGTTATCGGTAATCTCCGCGGCGACGCGATACAGCGCCTCGCCGATTGATTTCCGCTGGTCGTCAGTAACGACGGCGCATGACTCGTCGGGCTGGAGGTTCAGGCACTGTTTGACAGCGGTCTCGGCGGGCGCGCGAAGCGACGAGTTGTCCATACAACTGATTGCGTACTCCGACTGAATAACTCTTGATGGACTGTCGGCGCAGGGCGTCGAAACGCGCTACGTCTCAGTGTTTTCAGAGGAATGTGGTCAAAGCTCACAATCGCCAGAGGTACAACTATGTGAGTTAATTTCTCCATATATTAATCACAAAGAATATACTCTCCCCGGAGATATGGACGTGTATGCTCCACGTGGGCATCAACGGCTTCGGCACCATCGGGAAACGCGTCGCTGACGCGGTGCGTGTCCAGCCAGATATGACAGTTGCGGGCGTCGCAAAGCGCTCGCCGAACTTCGAGGCAACTATCGCAGACGACCGCGGCTACGACCTCTACGCCGCGGACGGCCGCGAACCGTTCGATGAAGCCGATCTCGCGACGGCCGGTACGGTCCATGACCTCATTGAAACGAGCGACGTGGTCGTCGACACCACGCCAAGTGGCGTCGGCGCGGCCAACGCGCCGCTGTACGCCGAGCACGATACGCCAGCCATCTTCCAGGGTGGGGAGGACGCCGATGTGGCAGACGTGAGCTTCAACGCTCGCGCCAACTACGAGAACGCAGTCGGGGCTGACACGGCCCGCGTCGTCTCCTGCAATACGACTGGACTTTCACGCCTTCTCGCGCCGCTCAAGGAATCATACGGCGTCGAGAAATCGCGCGTGACACTGGTCCGGCGCGGTGCCGACCCGGGCCAGACCGGTCGTGGCCCCATCAACGACACACTCCCCGACCCCGTCGAAATCCCCTCCCACCACGGTCCTGACGTCCAGACGATTTTTCCCGACCTCGACATCGACACGATGGGGATGAAGGTCCCGACAACGCAGATGCACACCCACAGCGTCAACGTCACGCTGGAAAGCGAACCAACGACAGAGGAAGTCACGTCGCTACTGACCGACGAATCGCGACTGTTCCTCATCCCGAAGACGCTGGGTATCGACGGTGCAGGGAAACTCAAAGAGTACACTCGTGATGCCGGTCGCCCGCGCGGTGACGTGTGGGAGAACTGTATCTGGGCCGAATCAATCACAGTCCAGGGGCGGGATCTCTACCTGTTTCAGGCGATTCACCAGGAAGCCGATGTCGTGCCGGAGAACATCGACGCCGTTCGCGCGCTCTCGGAGCGGACCGCAAGCGCCGAGAAGAGCATCCGACGGACCGACGAAGCCCTCGGTGTCGGGCGCGGCCTCGTCGAACACGACGGCAGTCCACAGCGCGTCGACAGTCACGCCGACGACTGATTCTCACCCCAGTTCGTGGAACTCGACTTCGCCGGTGTCCGTCGACAGCGTCGCAACCGAGAACGGCTCGGAGGCCGGCGGAATCGAGATGCCGCCGGGGTTG
The genomic region above belongs to Haloarcula hispanica ATCC 33960 and contains:
- a CDS encoding aminopeptidase; the encoded protein is MDNSSLRAPAETAVKQCLNLQPDESCAVVTDDQRKSIGEALYRVAAEITDNAVFVRYPPGEQHGSEPPAPVAGAMETADVVLAPTTKSLSHTEARTDANEAGARVATLPGISEGVFLMGLDADYHRIEQHCKDVLAQVEDADEIRVTSPQGTDITFGIGAREWHMDTGIVHEAGEMSNLPAGEVFLAPETADGTFVVDGTMRPHGKLDGKRLTFEVEDGYVTDIDDPDIRAQVEEAAEEVGRDAYNLAELGIGTNVAVTELVGSVLLDEKAGGTVHIAIGDDHAMGGDVHAPIHLDGILTEPTVYADGEEVELPRVE
- a CDS encoding HVO_0476 family zinc finger protein, producing the protein MTDATPGDRIALPCPACSPDLETVHEVLKPGGHVTVRCTDCDHVHKEQLPEEETLKRSVVVSQDGDSFTAEVDVPAEEELSVGEEFLLETEEAVVTARITSLETADGREDEAAAEDVETIWSRAVGNVSVNVTMHPKDGTHDETESFKLHVPGDYEFVVGETEEFGEEEFTVEGIHVRDDAHGYDHENMDHDGDMGIAKDINRLYVRDESTTAWSAW
- a CDS encoding type II glyceraldehyde-3-phosphate dehydrogenase, translating into MLHVGINGFGTIGKRVADAVRVQPDMTVAGVAKRSPNFEATIADDRGYDLYAADGREPFDEADLATAGTVHDLIETSDVVVDTTPSGVGAANAPLYAEHDTPAIFQGGEDADVADVSFNARANYENAVGADTARVVSCNTTGLSRLLAPLKESYGVEKSRVTLVRRGADPGQTGRGPINDTLPDPVEIPSHHGPDVQTIFPDLDIDTMGMKVPTTQMHTHSVNVTLESEPTTEEVTSLLTDESRLFLIPKTLGIDGAGKLKEYTRDAGRPRGDVWENCIWAESITVQGRDLYLFQAIHQEADVVPENIDAVRALSERTASAEKSIRRTDEALGVGRGLVEHDGSPQRVDSHADD
- a CDS encoding DUF1648 domain-containing protein — protein: MARRQSRTDIASGAIIALTALAGVAVWSRLPAEVAIHFSASGTPDNYVSKPVGVVLMPALMLATLIVLKLAFRYDPPDVPRVAATITVATMAFMSGIHGLVLAWNLGYSVPFDIVLVGSLVWTVVMVAYALKAEYVD